Part of the Plectropomus leopardus isolate mb chromosome 7, YSFRI_Pleo_2.0, whole genome shotgun sequence genome, ccacacacacacacatcagaggaGTGGTAGTGCACGAGAGCGTTCATGTGTGACTGTGAGATGACCTTGGTCAACTGTGGTCAAACCCAGAGAGCTGGGTGGGAAGTGGTTACATACAGTTTGGCATTTGATCAGCCTCTTGAAGTCGGGaaaagacacatgcacacaagatCAAATGTGCAGAGGCATTAGGCTGAGTGCACCGTCAGAGTAATGCAATATGATGTGAGGTCGCTCCgagcatgcagacacacattcacatgaaTCACTTTAAAATTTGGGGCACCACACAATCATAGGATGAATTAGATAAATTTGTTCCAGATGATGTATAACATATAGACTGTGTTAATGACATGCTCATACAGATggctagcacacacacacacgcacacacacgcacacacatatgcacacacagatgagcTCCAAAAACAGCCACCCTGGGAAACGGTGAATTCCCCAAACCGCAGAGTGCATGAGAGGGTGAGGGGAGTCATGGGAAAGCAGGATGCCTGCATGCAGTGCCACTGAGTGAGcagagcaaaaacagacagagcaAAGAAAAGACTCGAGCAAAATAATACACATCCTGATTTGGCGAGGACGGATGACAGCGTCTGATGCTTCAAAGGCTCATGAGTGAGATTTATCCGCACACTGTGGTCGGTCAGCTGGCCCGCCGCTCTAGCAAAGACGTAGGGTGAGGGAGGTCGATTACAGTTCTGCTCCCAGCCTGACACAGTTTGGGAAAACCCAGATCAGACGGAGTAGGTGTCAGGGCCTCCGAGGTCTGGGAACGCCTAAAGCTCCACCAAATCTTGGGGCCCTGAGGAGGTGGTGGGACTAGCTAGGTGGAAAGGCTGAATAGCAGGAGGGGTCGGTGGTGATCCCTCTGTGGATCAAGGTGAGAAGGTATCTGGAAGTTTTTACTTAATGATCTGGGAAAACGACAGGAGGGGCCCAACTGGATGAGTCTCAAGTGTTTGGAAAGTTCCAGCCAGTTGGCTCAGCTTACTGACGTCTGTGAAAAACTCCAAAGGTTACAAATCACGTCAAACACTCCTCCTCTCGTGTGTGGTCACCCggattattttgtaaaaatctgtGTTGAGTAATCTGCCTCCCCAATAACATTACTTTATTGCCTTGTAaagaggcaataaaaaaaagaatggttTTGCTTCAGTCATTGTGTGAactaatgttaaaatgttaaaaacacatgaaaccCATGATGCCCTTTAAAAGAGGTTTGcaaatgtgtaatttatttatagCTTTAATTGTCTTCTCAGCAAGACAATTCATCCTTTTCTTTCATATCACGCCCCCTGAACacactttgaaaaatctttttGACCAACCAGAGGCTGCCTCTCTGATGTATGCAGGATGTTTATGTTTAGAGGTATATGCTCTCAGTTCCCCTCCCTgaacgccccccccccccccccccaacaacacacacacacatacacacacacactttcactctTTCTCATTTACCTCCATTAAATGCCCACGCCCGCTGAGTGACAAAGCAAAGCGCGTCTttcaaaatgattacaaagcTAGACAGGTGAGCAAAATCGATCCATTCTATTTATATGATGCATATGTCTTtctatttgacatttgtttgcACAGAATACACATGCATGCTATTAAATGAAAgaagtagatttaaaaaaaaattatactttgGAACCCTAATAAAACATTCTTGAATGTAATTATTTTCCAATAACAATGGCAGTTTACAACCTTTGAGCATTATCAACGAAAGTTTCAGTATTAATTAGTGACTGTCCTGGTTTCGCTAAAAGTTGTGAAAGTGAGATTGTGAAGTGAATGTTAGTCATCTTCTGACTGTCCGTTACTTGCATTTGGTTAACCACAAATTTTTCATTAATTGTGCTACCTTATTAGCATTCATACTTGACTTCATATGTGAGACATCTGACTAATAATAAGTTAAAATCGTCATTTTAAAGAGTTTCCGAGAGGATTATTCTTGAACCTTCCTGGCATCAAATTACTGAATACTATTGAAATTATCTGTCACCAAAGATGTTGGTTTACAGAACAGCAACACTTTTGAGAATTGTATCATCATTGATTAATTCAGAGcaccacttctttttttttaatgtatctggtctttaaacaaatatttttaatgatccagtgtgtaggatttaggggatatattggcataattgtaatttaatataataattatgttttattttgtgtataatAAATTGAAATAggaatcactgtgtttttgttaccttagactGAGCTGTTTctatctacatacagagcggGTCCTTGTTTATAGagatgttgcactgccatgtttctacagtagcccagaacggacaaaccaaacactggctccagtcCTGACCAATCACTTTTTCGTGTaagccaccatagttagcagcccctcggATGACGAGCAGCTTTAGAAACacacttgttttatttaatgtgaaactgcttaatttagtatttttactgttatgGAAGAGACCGcggcagataatttggctcctggtaaaaccTCTTGAATATCTTGAATTTTAAGttaagagagaaaacaaatgagCACCCATTAGCAAGTGCTGGGCTAGTAACACAGGAAAAATCCAGAGTTTTTTTAGAATgcaaaattgctttattcagtactttttttttttagtcaattttTATTACctggtctgtttattttggagtgGAATAGACCtttgcggataattcagctcttGGAAAataacctcctgaacaataacaACTAaagaaatgttaagtttcagctggttgcagtcctcaccactagataccactaaatccccctaaatcttacatactgcacctttaaaaataTGCAGTTCCCACCTGTTATTCACTAATAAAAGGGGCACCTTTTCTCGCTTTGTTTTAGTATACTTTTGCCCCGCAAAAAGTTCCTCTACCATTATAAGAACGTGCGCTGGGCAAGAGGCCGCCATGAGACATACCTGTGCTTTGTAGTGAAGAGGCGACTGGGGCCGGACTCCTTATCATTTGACTTTGGATATCTACGCAACCGCAACGGCTGCCATGTAGAAGTAAGTACTGTGGGTCAAGATGGAGGGAATCAAAGGTATCAGATTGTATCTAATTTTCTCTGTTCTCCTACAGCTGCTGTTCCTGCGCCAACTGGGAGCCTTGTGTCCTGGTTTGTGGGGGTGCGGAGGTGATGGAGATAGGAGGCTCAGTTACTCCATCACCTGGTTCTGCTCCTGGTCTCCCTGCGCCAACTGCTCCTTCAGACTGACCCAGTTCCTCAACCGAACGCCCAACCTTCGCCTCAGGATCTTCGTCTCTCGTCTTTACTTCTGTGACATGGAGGACAGCCGTGAAAGAGAGGGCCTGAGGATGCTGAAAAAAGCTGGCGTGCGGATCACAGTCATGAGTTACAAAGGTGGAGGAAGCATGAATTGGTGTATATTTGGTAGAGGTATAAAAAGAGAGCAGATGTGTATATAATTCTAGAGCCAGAAGCTAATGGAAGGTTAAGCGAGCCAAATTCCACCGAAAGGCCATTGTTTTCCTTATCATGGTTGCTCTCTGGATGTCAACAACAATGattacttttttccctctcGCTTCAGACTTCTTCTATTGCTGGCAGACCTTTGTGGCTCGTAAGCAGAGCAACTTCAAAGCCTGGGAGGAGCTGCACCAAAACTCTGTTCGGCTTGCCAGAAAACTCAGCCGCATCCTTCAGGTAAAAGATTTACCacactgcatgtttttcttcaacCGGAACGATTAGGTCAAACCAATACTGATagccctctgtctctctttcttagCCCTGTGAAACAGAAGACTTGAGAGATGCCTTCAAGCTTCTTGGACTGTGACCTCCTCTGGTGTTGCTATTGGGTTTATCATTAAGTctataaagaaaaagacatgttGCATTGGTCCTTCACTACAACTGCTAAACTGAGAATgtaaaaagctaagaaaaaattGCTTTGAAGTTGTTGCAAGGCTTGTAACGTTAAAAAGCTGCTGCTTGCTGTTTCTGTAGCAATATGgctgtgtgaaataaaactaTATTCAATGAGAAGCTGTGATTTACTGATGTTAACTTACGTAGGATAGCCTGGCTCACATtagcttttcaaaaatgattGTAGAAATATTTAGCTAACTTACAGTAGTAATATTTGAATAGCAGTGATACTAATCTTGCTGCTCTTACGGCAAATCTGGTCCTAGATACGGTGCCGAGTGACTtgccaaccattttctaattcacgaTGAAAATGaggtgattcacactgggaattttttttgtactttttacatacATAAAGCGCCAGAGTGCttaaacagaatcaaaatagagcttgtttatcaaaaaaagtgccggAAGAGGATCCCCTCAACCCCCACCAGAGGTCCTACCTGAGACCCTTATGtccaaaaatttgaaaacttcctaaaatcatagaaactttctcagaaacttcctaaatcctatctcctaaaatccttgaaatgtcttaatcctaaaaatgtcctaaaattcaaaaacaccctaaaatcctacaaacatgtatggGCATTTTGGGTATCCTTGCTTTGGTGACAATAACCTCTCAAAGTAAGAATTTTTCGTGGGCTAAATATGCCTTTGTTTGGCATTAGTGGGGCAGGTGGAGCATTTTGGGGGGCACTGGCCCCCCTTGCCCATGCCTATAACCGGCCTTGACGCCCCAGTTTTGTAATGAGggttttctgtacatttttatctACTGAGCCCAAACCAAAATTACAAAAGTGATCTCACTTGAGTGACTGTCTTTGAAAGGCACGAGTAAACCAACCTTTGTGTGTGAAATAGGTGGAATGCCCCTTTAAGAGCATCACCGATAGCAGCAGCGAGTCTGTGCTGTCAGTTTGTGCGCACATACACTGTCTATTACGGTCACGTCACGCAGCCGTTAACGCCGCACGGCCACCGCTCACCGTCACCACCACCGCCGGCGTGCTCCGTACACCGACCGAGAACAAGTCAAGATGGCGACCGAGGGTCAGTCCGAGTACGAGTCGGTCCTCTGTGTCAAACCTGATGTCAACGTTTACCGAATCCCACCGAGAGCATCCAACCGGGCTGTCAGGTGAGCGGAGGGGGGCAGCGGCCTGACAGGAGAGCCTCCTGACACAGCATCCGCGAGCTGCAGCTGGTAGGAGCCGTTGCCTCGGCGACCTACCTACCGAGCTCATCCCCGTAATCACGCAGGCTCGAGTAACggctgtgttttgctgtttttacgGTTTATTTACAAGGTCATCGCGGAAAATACGTTACTAACGGCTGGTGTTTGTACCTGAGGTGGACCGGCGACATCCCTGTTAGCGTCCGTGTGTTTATATGCTGTGGTTCAGTCATTCAAAGGATCATTAAAGCTGCCTAAAagtgattttttggggggataatTAGCTCCGtatttgtacttattttgtCCCTGAGATTCCTGTTTTACTTGTCTGACCTTTGAGTAGTAGGCAGTGTGGCAGAGCAGCATCCATGGAGCTGTAAACaactcaaggacacttcagcatgGGTGATGACGAGGGGCTGTAATCCCACTGAAACACTGTGTTGTCCAGGCAGacattttttatatgttgttttaagtgACCAAGTAGGAAAGCTGTTGTGTTGTCAGAAAGGTTGACATTGAATTGTTTACCCATTTCTCATTGGCTGGTGTTCCAGCTGCATGTATGAGTGGACATCACACCAACCAAACAGTAGCACAGGCCTGAGTCCCATGAGACACATGATTGGTTAACCAGTGACCATATGTATAGTGAGTAAGGATGGTGATGTAATATTTCAGCCTCAGGTCTGATGTCTTAGTCACATTCAGTTCACAtagaaaacagctaaaataaatCTGCAGTGTCCCTGAGTGTCAGGCGAATCATAACACCGAAACACAAATCTCCTGTCAGCATCACTTCGCCTACATCAGTGATACTTAACTTAttgcccgcgggccaaatctggccacTGATATGGTGCCTGGTCGGCCCCCCAGctgttttctaattcacaataaaaataaaatgattaatactgggtgttttttttgtaattttagtatatataaggtgccagagtttgtaaaactgcatcaaaaaagagcttgtttatcaaaagtgtcagtggaggattGATCCCCGGCAACCCCCGACAGAGGTTCTTGCaaacccctaatgtcctaaaatgccagaaatgtcctcaaatcctagagaCTTCCTAAAATGctatgtcctgaaattctataaatgtcctaaaatctgtaaaacatcttaaaattttagaaatggcataaaataccagaaatatcttaaaatcccagacacATCCTGAAATTCTACAATTGTCAGAAAATCTTAGacgtgtcctaaaatcctgtaaaagtcctaaaatccaagaaattccctaaaatcctagaaatgtgcaaaaatcctagaaatgctctaaaatttCCTAATATACTAGAGATCTCCTAAAACCCCAGAAATTTCCTTGAAAtttacttaaatattaaaaatgtcctaaaatccgagaaatgtccctaaatctaagaaatgtcctaaaatcctagaaacgtcctaaaatcctagaaatgtgcaaaaatcctagaaacttccgaAAATCCTTTGaatgtcctacaaatgtcctaaaatccttaaaaagtcctataatcctagaaatgctctaaaatttCATAAAACCCCAGAAacttcctagaaatgtccttaaatctaagaaatgtcctaaaatcctagaaactccctaaaatcccagaaatgtcctaaaatcctagaaacgttctaaaatctgagaaatgtcctaaaatcccaggaacatgtatgaggctgctgggactggcccctggcctcctgtcattttgcaaaagggGGACCCTAAGCAAAGCGAGTTGAGTCTCCTTGACCTGCCCTGTGTGTGGTTGTGTCCCAGGGCGGCCGACTGGAAGCTGGATGCCCCCGACTGGACGGGACGCATGCGTGTGACGGCCCGGGGCAAAGTGGCCTACGTGAAGCTGGAAGACAAAATCTCTGGTGAGGGAGAAGCAGACAGAGCAGTGCCATTGTTTACTGGCACTGTCGCTGTTGTAAAtcatttcactgtgttttcGCCATCCCCCCTCTCTGTTACTCATCTGTTCCAAAGTGACCCAGCCCTCATGCAAgcatgcagtttattttgaagcaAACAGCCTGATAATCTCTTTATGTTTGTGTCAGTGCATTTCAGGTAATGACATGCTTGTTGTCCttagattattttatatttagccCCATTTTTTGATATAATCTGAACAGTAAAGGTTGGATCCATCATGTTATGCATCAgtcaaacttttattttctggctttattttgaaatctgagtGTTTCTGAGTTAAGTTTTGGCTCAGTATATGAGAAATATGTTGggtttttatttcatgtctctTCATGATCCAAATTGTCACTGATTGCCAAATCGATTTTggacacattttctttgttgttacCTTCAGGGGAGCTGTTTGCACAGGCACCAGTGGAAGAGTACCCTGGCATCACAGTGGAAACAGTTAGTGACTCAAGCCGTTACTTTGTGCTCCGCATCCAGGACGACAACGGTGGGTAAACTGTTTGTTGCTAAgctataaatattttgtaaatgttctCATAATTTAGAACATGTTTGAGCAGGATGATCCAGAGCAGAGAATCACTATTGAAAGTGTTTAGTGTGGTGCACAGATTATTGTGGGGAAACTGTCAGATTTAGGGTGTTTTTGTGAATATTACCTTACAAATCTCTTTCTAAACTCTACCCCTTGCTTGCTGTGTTTGCTCCTCTCAGGCCGGAGTGCATTCATAGGAATTGGCTTTGGAGACCGAGGCGATGCCTTTGACTTCAATGTTGCACTTCAGGACCACTTCAAGTATGCAGCTGCTTCATAGTCTGTCATGAATCATAACTTATTCagtaattaatttattgattctTAATGATattttccatctctgtctccctccctcatCTACTCCAGGTGGgtgaaacaggaaaatgaattGAAGATGCAGGCGCAGGCTCCAGACAACACCCCTAAACTGGATCTGGGCTTCAAAGAAGGACAGACCATTACTCTCAATATTGGGGTAACTTTTGTTTTCAATCAATTTAAGTGTTATAATACTTTAGAAGTGTGTCAAGTCAATTGAATATAGCGCTGATTGTCTGGAAAGAATAATTTTTTCGATGACTGAATGCATACTAGTGCTTATACTTATCTGTATTTGTAAAACATCAAGAAGCCCGTgacaaatgaacatttttataacagccaaaataaacatttaacgGTTATAGCCATACATTTGAATCATCAGTGACCCGGCAATACTGTGAGCAAAACAAAAGTCCCAAAGTCCCTCTTAAAGGTCCTGCTGTCCATATCTGTCCATATAAcatttccctttctttttaaatacatcCCAGAGAGGTGGAGATAAACcaaagtaaaatacaataaacttCTGCAGGAATTGCACTGTGCATcaaaaacttttgacatttggagattTGGGCAAACACGACATGGGACCAGCAAAATAACCCATTTTCATTCtctttgatgtgttttcttgACAAGAAATCTGTGTAATCTTGTgtaaacccacacacacattcctaaCTGATAATTCACCCCATTCCTTATTGTTCCTTTTCCAGCAATCAAAAAAGAGGGACAGGTCTCGCCCGCAGAGTTCAGGGGGCCTTGGACttcttccacctcctcctggGGGCAAGATAGCCCCGCCTCCTTCATCCAGATCGACCAATCATAACACACAACCACCTGCAGGAGGAAGTGACACTGGTAGGTACATTTAAAACGGATTGTTAAATCAGATTACAAATACTGGAAAAAGATGTTTTGTCATTGTGTTTATGTTGAGATCACAAAATGTTTACCCATGATCATGAGACAACAAAATTTATAGCTTAGCATTGAACTCACCACTGGTACTGTAGAGACCGCTGAATCCATTCTCAACTCAGTCTCAACACCAAATGACTTCGTAAGTGTCTTGACTGTTGCAGAGAAATGTCCATTGTTGGAATAATAACATTACAGTGTTGCTAGAGTTGTGGCGCGCTCATGTGGTCCTGAttgtttggtgtgagtttgtCATCATAATTTAGTCTTAGCTGTCTTAAGTCAggttttttctcatctttacattccagaaaaaaaatccaacatgtttaatattatcGCAAGTTTTCAGTCTTGGTTTCTGCGAATCATGAAAGATAGGGGTGTGCTTTCTCCAGCACCAAACAAGAAGCAGGAAGATAGTTAACAGGGAGGGGACTCCCGGGAGGAACAGGAGCCTAAACACTGGAAGCACAGGAGGAGAAACTGAGTCCTTTTAATTCGGCATGTATTTGATCCATCAACGGGGACGAAgagaaaaaacttaattttgaaaTGATATTTTTCTCATTCCAACGTTCTCCTACTAAAATACCACAGCTAACCAATGAAGGCAAATTGAGGcgacaaaatctaaaatgtaaagtttgtacaCAGATACAGTTTTTCTTCATTGGTTATATTGATGCTGAATTGAAAAGTATACAGTTTGACATATGACACcttttgtcttgtgtttctagagttacgtgtttttgcagacatgtaGAGAATTGTTAGTGTGTCACATTTCCTAAAGGGAGTTTGGTGTAATATTTTCCACCTGGAGCAGGATGGAAAAAATATCCTCAAAAGGAATCTGGTTGTAGTCTTGCAAATAGTGATCCcgcaagatccccagtctttgcaaaacCTTATAAACTGTGACTAAAAACTCGCATTGTCTTTAGATATGAGAGGGTGACAGATTTTAGTCTTTTCAACATCTCTTAGTGTAGGGTATGAGTTAATTGTCAAAATCAACTTTTTGGAAATTAAGGTcaacatttaacattataaTTCCAATAATCTATCGTAATGCAGCTTTACTTCCATGTTCATACTGCAGGTTGGTCAAGATAGGTGCATTTACAGTGTGGTGTAGAGTGTAACCTCTGATTAAAAGTTCAtgtaaatgttcaaaataaagcaaaggaAATTTATTTCGTTGCTGAAAGCTTGTATTTCCAGTGGGGACTGTTGTAAAGCTGTTTCCAGTGGAGCACTTGTATCCACAGTCTTTACAGTGAAAGTGGTGAGTGCAATGTTATGCTGACCTATGGGATAGCCAAAACTATGACAGAAAGACTCCAGTTGTAAAATGCTAgaagtttcctttaaaaaatattgttgctCTTGTCCTGTCTGGCCCTCTGTAGAGTGAATTCTTTGGCACTGTAAATCACACGTTTTATCTTACAGAACTGAAATAGTTTTCCACGCAGCCCTCGTGGTGTCTAGTCATGCACTAAGTTTCGGTTTCGCATGCTGAGGTTTAGAGATGCCAGTCTTTGAGATTTCTGCAGCCAATCTGAATACAGTGGAGACGATGTTAGTGCTCAGagtattttaagaaaatcaatTTGTCTCTCTAGAAATGATGTCATGACATCTCAgcataatccacagacctcactGTGAACAGTTTTCATTGAAACCACTCTCTGCCAAATAAGTACTCCTTTAGATACCTGTCAGTAATTAATTATGTGAGTTATCCAGAGTAAATGGgagactgtttttgttatttctgagTGTCTGTTGTAACATTTCAATACTTGAAGCAGCACAGATGAAAACCCATACATCTTCGTTGTGTTCGGGTGATAGCATAAGTGTCAGAGGCTGATATTTCAAAAGCTCAGCAAATAATACTGAAACTATGTGATGGACTAGATACTGCTCGAGTATGTGGGAAAGTACTTGTGTTCatttgtaatttgggtgaacttACCAGTTCATACTGGGTGAAATTACTTgtaaaatagaaatgttttgtGCCGTAAGTGTCTGAATAGATCCAAAATAAGTTGCTAAATAGAGTTGAGCTGgtgtaaaaatgttcaaactggtttgatattaagccaaacactGGACCAGTATTCCATATTTTACCATTAGGTATCAAACTTgactcagcagctgcttctgAGGGGAACATTATGTGTCCAAACAGCATATGAGCATCAGACTGTTGCGCCCAATCGCAGAAAATAGGGGCTGTCTTTCCACGTGGAATCCCGTAAATATGCACTTAAGTTACATTATGTAAACACGTACCTATTAGCTGTGCCCTCGAGATGAGACTGGAGGCGTCCCCTCTTAAAAGATGGGTGAGTGGCATACTTGCTATCTTCctacatttgtacttttattgtgatatttactggaaataaCATGCAGTATAGCCAGCAGCAAGTAGGTTGTTTTGAAGGATTGTCATCTATCAGAAACTCCTCATCTGTTGTGGTGCTTTCAAAGTGAGCATCAGGAATAAATACAAACAGGGTGCCTGACAAAAGTTCGGCTGTGTCGCTCTGCAGCCAGTTAGGACACCTCTTTTGTGGGCCTCAGATCTAAAATGTTGCAATTTTTCTGCAAGGGTTTTTTTGAGAGATCAAATCTGCCATGTCTCCTCTCGCTACCGTAATGAACGCATGGATGTTCTAGTAAACATACACAATGTATGCCACTCGTCCCAACCCACCTCCTCTGCAATTTCATCGTCTTCATGTCGCCAGTGCTCAGCTCATCAGACTCTAGTGGCTCTGTTAGTCGGTTTATAAACAAAGGAAATATTATGTCAATTACGTTGTCATGTTATAATTACCAATGCAATATTAGTTGGATTTAGTGCCGTTATACCGTCTGCACAGGTTGCTGATTGACAGAATGTGTCATAATGTGTCAGTTTAGCCTGTTTGCATGAATTCAAACAGGTTAAAACTCGAACACTGGAGCCGACCAGCAAAACCCAACTCCGTTGCTAAATCCTTAGACTGATGAGAAGCATCACATCAgaaatctgcatttttgttattttttccagaGTTGCATTattctttttcccttttaacCACCAGGTTGTTTGCTAGACCTGGACACCAGTAACTCCAACTCAGCACCTCCGTCCAACCCCACCACCACAGCCAGCTCCGACCTGTGGGGAGACTTTGACTCTGTATCCCCAAAGTGAGGAGGAATACGTTTAGTTTTTCTCCCTCTTATCTTTCTGTAAATTAACgcagcagtttttgcaacttttgttttcCCCCGTTATGGGGACCCGTATCTCTCCCTGCCAAGCAGGGTAACCCCCTGtactagtttgtttttattttagctcagTCCCTCATGCCTTTAGCCAGACATACATTCAGATCAGTCTAGTCTtaattagaaatatttaaaaatatccacatcctcctccctctctccttctgtaTATTCCTTTTAGCTCTCTAGTTTCCATCCTCTCCCCTTTTGTCTCCTCCtgtcaatgttttgtttgttaatttctATCATAGAGTCTACATAATGGGAATATGATCACGGGAGACATAATCAGAAACATCTCATGATGAAatctaattaaatataataatgaatgaatttcTTGTACagagaatatttattttaaatgtatatattgtCGGTAGTTTGCAATTATTGTAATTGGTGTCGTCACCTGTATGCTCtgtatcttattttatctcCAAGTCCCCAGCAGAGGGACTGATTATATGCACTGACTGGCAGTCTAGTCTGTCTATGTAGTTAGTGATGCATAAAGTCTGCATTTAACACAGGGATTGTTCAAATATTAAGTGAAGTTTACCACAATGATTTTACTTGAAAGAAGCTTATTTACAGACTAGCTGTGCTATCTAGCGCGCTCTAGTGGCTCCACAGCGTCATTTTGAGAGGAGATGTCGGCTCAAGCTGCAGCTGTTGTACACATATTTCACCGGGGATGGGTCCTTGGCACTGTGTGCATTGTTTGAACTGTAACACACTACAAAGAGACAGGGAAGTAGGAATGTTTGATGCGATAGGGTGTTAGCGAAAGAAAGAGAAGCATCAAGCGCTTTTATCTTTGCCTCAAGGGGAAACAGAGATGATTTAGTCCGTGTTATGTCATCTCCACTCAGCCCAGCTGTTAAAGCTGCGACTGGTGAGTCATGTAGGTCACGACCTCTCTCCTCCTCAATGAATAGGTCTGTGTTTCTGCACTGCCCCGTCAGTCTGGAGAGCTTCACCTCCTTAATTCTTTATGAGACGGTGGTCAGACCTCGACCGCAGCGTGTTGTACTGTATAAACTGAGTTTTAACTGTGAACTTCAATTCCACGTCAAAGGGAtagttaggatttttttaaaatggggttgt contains:
- the aicda gene encoding single-stranded DNA cytosine deaminase, with translation MITKLDSILLPRKKFLYHYKNVRWARGRHETYLCFVVKRRLGPDSLSFDFGYLRNRNGCHVELLFLRQLGALCPGLWGCGGDGDRRLSYSITWFCSWSPCANCSFRLTQFLNRTPNLRLRIFVSRLYFCDMEDSREREGLRMLKKAGVRITVMSYKDFFYCWQTFVARKQSNFKAWEELHQNSVRLARKLSRILQPCETEDLRDAFKLLGL
- the LOC121945919 gene encoding adaptin ear-binding coat-associated protein 1-like isoform X2, which translates into the protein MATEGQSEYESVLCVKPDVNVYRIPPRASNRAVRAADWKLDAPDWTGRMRVTARGKVAYVKLEDKISGELFAQAPVEEYPGITVETVSDSSRYFVLRIQDDNGRSAFIGIGFGDRGDAFDFNVALQDHFKWVKQENELKMQAQAPDNTPKLDLGFKEGQTITLNIGQSKKRDRSRPQSSGGLGLLPPPPGGKIAPPPSSRSTNHNTQPPAGGSDTGRLFARPGHQ
- the LOC121945919 gene encoding adaptin ear-binding coat-associated protein 1-like isoform X1, coding for MATEGQSEYESVLCVKPDVNVYRIPPRASNRAVRAADWKLDAPDWTGRMRVTARGKVAYVKLEDKISGELFAQAPVEEYPGITVETVSDSSRYFVLRIQDDNGRSAFIGIGFGDRGDAFDFNVALQDHFKWVKQENELKMQAQAPDNTPKLDLGFKEGQTITLNIGQSKKRDRSRPQSSGGLGLLPPPPGGKIAPPPSSRSTNHNTQPPAGGSDTGCLLDLDTSNSNSAPPSNPTTTASSDLWGDFDSVSPK